From Syntrophobacterales bacterium, the proteins below share one genomic window:
- a CDS encoding PfkB family carbohydrate kinase, giving the protein MSKLLVVGTVAYDSIETPFGKVDNVLGGSALHFTSAASFFTDVGIVASVGQDFVLSDIEYLKERNVDMSGIRVDDGKTFRWEGRYGYDLNQAITLKTELNVIEHFRPSIPEGFEDADFVFLANIDPELQIHVIAQVKRPCTVVLDTMNFWIENKFDALMEAIGKVDMLVINEAELREISKEYNLVKGARKIMEKGPRCIVTKRGEYGVLMVSRDEIFLCPAYPLEDVFDPTGAGDTFAGGFMGYLSNVGETTENTIKQAIIMGSLMASFNVEDFSVNRLKALGYGEIRERYHSFKKCIEFGEIAFKQR; this is encoded by the coding sequence ATGAGCAAACTCCTCGTTGTAGGGACCGTTGCATATGATTCTATAGAGACTCCGTTCGGAAAAGTCGACAATGTGTTAGGGGGTTCGGCGCTCCATTTCACGTCTGCGGCGAGCTTCTTTACAGATGTGGGAATCGTAGCATCGGTGGGCCAGGATTTTGTGTTGAGTGATATCGAATACCTGAAAGAAAGAAACGTGGATATGAGCGGCATCAGGGTTGATGACGGGAAGACGTTCAGGTGGGAAGGGCGCTACGGGTACGACCTTAACCAGGCGATCACACTGAAAACCGAATTGAATGTGATTGAACATTTCAGACCCAGCATCCCTGAAGGGTTTGAGGATGCAGACTTTGTCTTTCTCGCGAACATAGACCCGGAGCTTCAGATCCATGTGATTGCCCAGGTGAAGAGACCGTGCACGGTGGTCCTTGATACGATGAATTTCTGGATAGAAAATAAATTCGATGCGCTCATGGAGGCTATCGGCAAGGTCGATATGCTCGTCATCAACGAGGCTGAATTGAGGGAAATCTCGAAAGAGTACAACCTCGTAAAAGGCGCGAGGAAGATCATGGAAAAAGGCCCTAGGTGCATAGTAACCAAGCGCGGGGAATATGGGGTACTTATGGTGAGCAGGGACGAGATATTCCTGTGCCCTGCTTATCCCCTAGAAGACGTGTTTGATCCCACGGGCGCGGGCGATACCTTTGCCGGCGGATTCATGGGTTATCTCTCAAATGTGGGAGAAACGACAGAGAACACCATAAAGCAGGCGATCATCATGGGATCTCTCATGGCCTCATTCAACGTGGAGGACTTCAGTGTCAACAGACTCAAAGCCTTAGGATACGGCGAGATCAGAGAGAGATACCATTCATTCAAGAAATGTATAGAGTTCGGAGAAATCGCATTCAAGCAACGGTAG
- the ahcY gene encoding adenosylhomocysteinase has protein sequence MKVDHDIKDISLADRGLDKIEWAETRMPVLRKIRERFAKEKPLQGVRISCCLHVTTETANLARTLKEGGAEIAVCASNPLSTQDDTAAAIVKHFGIPTFAIKGENEVQYYAHIMKALAFEPNITMDDGADLVGALHMIALKRYDALHPAVQKWVKTLSEKKRKEFIDKVVGGTEETTTGVIRLKSMEKEDILCFPIMAVNDANTKHMFDNRYGTGQSTVDGIIRATNILFAGANIVVAGYGWCGKGIAMRARGLSGHVIVTEIDPLRALEARMDGFAVMDMKSAAKIGDIFVTATGDIHVIREEHFKLMKDGAIICNSGHFNVEIDIESLEVAKTGKRRIREHMDEYTMADSRKIYLLGEGRLVNLAAAEGHPSEVMDMSFANQALCSEFMWKTGKKMKKIVHSVPDEIDKSVARLKLQCLNIKIDNLTAKQEKYLASWEMGT, from the coding sequence ATGAAAGTCGATCATGATATAAAGGATATTAGTCTGGCAGATCGAGGACTCGATAAGATAGAGTGGGCGGAGACAAGAATGCCCGTGCTGAGAAAGATCAGGGAGAGGTTTGCAAAAGAGAAACCACTTCAAGGAGTCCGAATCTCCTGTTGCCTCCACGTGACCACCGAGACGGCAAATCTTGCGCGGACGCTCAAGGAAGGCGGGGCGGAGATAGCAGTCTGCGCATCTAACCCTCTGAGTACGCAGGACGACACTGCTGCAGCTATAGTAAAACATTTCGGTATCCCCACCTTTGCGATAAAAGGTGAGAATGAGGTCCAGTATTACGCTCACATCATGAAAGCGCTGGCTTTCGAGCCAAACATTACCATGGACGATGGGGCGGACCTTGTGGGAGCCCTACATATGATTGCCCTGAAGCGCTATGATGCACTTCACCCTGCAGTACAAAAATGGGTCAAGACTCTCTCCGAAAAAAAGAGGAAAGAGTTTATAGACAAAGTGGTGGGCGGCACAGAAGAGACAACTACCGGGGTAATACGCCTTAAGAGCATGGAGAAAGAGGACATCCTCTGCTTTCCCATCATGGCTGTCAATGATGCAAACACCAAGCATATGTTCGACAATAGGTACGGTACCGGCCAAAGCACCGTAGACGGCATCATTCGGGCAACCAACATCCTCTTTGCCGGGGCCAATATTGTCGTAGCCGGATACGGTTGGTGCGGCAAGGGGATCGCCATGCGAGCACGAGGTCTGAGCGGCCACGTGATCGTGACTGAAATCGACCCCTTAAGGGCACTGGAAGCCCGCATGGACGGTTTTGCAGTCATGGATATGAAGAGCGCCGCAAAGATAGGCGACATCTTTGTAACGGCCACAGGAGACATCCACGTGATACGGGAAGAGCATTTCAAGCTAATGAAAGACGGGGCCATCATATGCAATTCAGGTCACTTTAACGTTGAGATTGATATCGAGTCCCTGGAGGTTGCAAAAACGGGAAAAAGAAGAATCAGAGAGCATATGGACGAATACACCATGGCTGACAGCAGAAAGATATATCTCCTTGGAGAAGGCAGGCTCGTAAACCTGGCTGCAGCGGAAGGCCATCCTTCTGAAGTTATGGATATGAGCTTCGCAAATCAGGCCCTTTGTTCGGAGTTCATGTGGAAGACAGGAAAGAAAATGAAGAAGATCGTTCACAGCGTACCTGATGAGATCGACAAAAGTGTGGCCCGGTTGAAACTTCAGTGCCTGAACATCAAAATCGACAATCTCACCGCAAAGCAGGAGAAATACCTAGCGTCATGGGAGATGGGCACATGA
- the metK gene encoding methionine adenosyltransferase, whose translation MSRFLFSSESVAEGHPDKVSDQISDAILDSIISKDKKARVACETLVTTGLVLVGGEITTDCYVHVSDVARETIKDIGYNNSAMGFDWETCAVITSIDEQSPDIAMGVDETNDHEQGAGDQGIMFGYACNETAEFMPMTISYAHKLVHRLAEVRHNNTLNFLRPDGKSQVTIEYIDKKPVRVDAVVIAAQHNPDVTTATIREGIITEVIKKIIPEEMMDDKTKIYVNSTGRFVVGGPKGDCGMTGRKIIVDTYGGVGSHGGGAFSGKDPSKVDRSASYMARYIAKNCVAAGLADRLELQLAYTIGVAQPVSVMVDTQGTAKINPDRIAQIINELFDMRPRKIIEKLDLLRPIYRKTACCGHFGRNDEDFTWEKLDMVEEIRKKAGI comes from the coding sequence ATGAGCAGGTTTCTTTTTTCATCTGAATCTGTTGCAGAAGGGCATCCGGATAAAGTTTCGGACCAGATTTCCGATGCAATTCTCGATTCAATAATCAGCAAGGACAAGAAAGCCAGGGTGGCCTGTGAGACGCTTGTAACGACGGGACTCGTCCTCGTGGGGGGCGAGATCACAACCGACTGTTATGTCCACGTCTCTGATGTGGCACGCGAAACTATCAAGGATATCGGGTACAACAATTCAGCCATGGGGTTTGATTGGGAAACCTGTGCAGTCATTACTTCCATAGACGAGCAGTCCCCTGATATCGCTATGGGAGTTGATGAGACGAATGACCACGAGCAGGGAGCAGGCGACCAGGGAATCATGTTCGGTTACGCATGCAATGAAACAGCCGAGTTCATGCCTATGACCATCTCGTATGCCCATAAGCTGGTCCATAGACTCGCCGAAGTAAGGCATAACAATACTCTCAATTTTCTGAGGCCTGACGGGAAGAGTCAGGTTACCATCGAGTATATCGACAAAAAACCGGTAAGAGTCGACGCGGTCGTCATCGCCGCCCAGCATAACCCCGACGTTACCACAGCCACCATAAGGGAAGGGATCATAACTGAAGTAATCAAGAAGATCATCCCCGAAGAGATGATGGACGACAAGACAAAGATTTATGTCAATTCTACCGGCAGATTCGTGGTAGGCGGACCCAAGGGCGACTGCGGAATGACGGGCCGAAAGATTATCGTCGATACCTATGGCGGCGTGGGAAGCCACGGAGGCGGTGCGTTTTCCGGAAAAGACCCTTCCAAGGTAGATAGAAGCGCTTCCTATATGGCACGTTATATCGCAAAAAATTGCGTTGCCGCCGGGCTTGCCGACAGACTCGAATTGCAGCTCGCCTACACCATAGGCGTGGCGCAGCCTGTTTCAGTCATGGTCGATACACAGGGTACCGCGAAAATCAACCCTGACAGGATAGCGCAGATCATCAACGAACTGTTCGATATGAGGCCGAGGAAAATTATAGAAAAACTTGACCTTCTGAGGCCCATATACAGGAAGACGGCATGTTGCGGCCACTTCGGTCGGAACGATGAGGATTTTACCTGGGAAAAGCTTGACATGGTTGAAGAGATAAGAAAAAAGGCAGGCATCTGA